The Stratiformator vulcanicus genome has a segment encoding these proteins:
- a CDS encoding ATP-dependent helicase yields MKNSDNGFDAADAAVAGSGANDLTEPQNAAVEHFEGPLLVLAGPGSGKTRVITRRIARLVERGVDPREILAITFTNKAAGEMGTRVQQLLPGAYVWVSTFHRFCARLLRKRPEAVGLKTNFSIYDTADQQQLMKQVLRDLDIDATHYSPRKLLHQIGHAKNAMITAETYARQFNDRVGDHMQSVTAKVYPAYQRALLDANAVDFDDLLLHVVMLLSENEEIRSDLDNRFKFVLVDEYQDTNTAQYTIVRALAQDEPHVCVTGDPDQSIYGWRGAKIENILKFERDYPDATTIRLEDNFRSTKSILKAADDLIAHNVHRKKKVLRTQNDDGRDVTRMRLRDGKAEAEAIAERIVDAHREEGRPYSDIAIFYRVNALSREIERALGRQKIPYQVAAGTAFYDRAEVKDVLGYLRLIANPDDVVAFRRIVNKPKRAIGDKTQQRVTSWAEEQRVDAVEASRHAEQIKSLSKRAATSVKKFGALIDALDEHAEGPVGELMKQVLDQTGYAEELKNEDSEESMQRLANVEELLTAACEYDREAGEEGSLPGFLEQTSLTNETDTVDEEAGKVTLMTLHAAKGLEFPVVFVVAVEQMLLPHERSLKSHSIMELEEERRLLFVGITRAMEELTLSHVERREFRGRPTLAVPSEFLSEMNLEVDDRVSDPGRGGPAAAEEWENHSDFDDFAFGDASEETENSNEKIEESPKAKPSQGQPKVGGLTTGAALLGGGTSQQAELRAGFAVGDKVRHPRYGTGIVVETDGFARNRRVTVEFEDSQDRATFVADKSPLQPIGLRP; encoded by the coding sequence ATGAAAAACTCTGATAACGGCTTCGACGCCGCGGACGCAGCGGTGGCGGGCTCAGGTGCGAATGACCTGACCGAACCGCAAAACGCCGCCGTCGAACACTTCGAGGGACCGCTGCTCGTTCTCGCCGGACCCGGCTCGGGCAAGACGCGCGTCATCACCCGCCGCATCGCCCGCCTGGTCGAGCGTGGCGTCGATCCGCGCGAAATTCTCGCGATCACATTCACCAACAAGGCCGCCGGCGAGATGGGCACGCGGGTCCAGCAACTGCTGCCCGGGGCGTATGTCTGGGTGAGTACGTTTCACCGCTTTTGTGCGCGGCTGCTGCGAAAACGCCCCGAAGCCGTAGGCCTGAAGACGAACTTTTCGATCTACGACACCGCCGATCAACAGCAGCTCATGAAGCAGGTGCTGCGCGATCTCGACATCGACGCGACCCACTATTCGCCCCGCAAGCTGCTCCATCAGATCGGCCACGCCAAGAACGCGATGATTACCGCCGAGACGTATGCCCGGCAGTTCAATGACCGCGTCGGCGATCACATGCAGTCGGTCACGGCGAAGGTCTACCCCGCCTATCAGCGAGCGCTCCTCGATGCCAATGCCGTTGATTTCGACGACCTCCTGCTGCACGTCGTGATGCTGCTGTCGGAAAATGAAGAGATTCGCTCAGACCTCGACAACCGCTTCAAATTCGTTCTGGTCGACGAATACCAGGACACCAACACCGCCCAGTACACGATCGTGCGAGCGCTCGCACAGGACGAACCCCACGTCTGCGTGACCGGCGACCCCGACCAGTCGATCTACGGCTGGCGCGGCGCGAAGATCGAGAACATTCTCAAATTCGAACGCGATTATCCCGACGCAACGACGATCCGCCTCGAAGACAACTTCCGCAGCACGAAGTCGATTCTCAAGGCGGCCGACGACTTGATCGCCCACAATGTCCATCGCAAGAAGAAGGTCCTCCGCACGCAAAATGACGACGGTCGCGACGTGACGCGAATGCGACTCCGCGACGGTAAAGCCGAAGCCGAGGCCATCGCCGAACGAATCGTCGACGCTCATCGCGAAGAGGGGCGGCCGTATTCGGACATTGCGATTTTCTACCGCGTCAACGCTCTGTCGCGTGAGATCGAACGCGCGCTCGGCCGGCAAAAAATCCCGTATCAAGTCGCCGCGGGCACGGCGTTCTATGACCGGGCCGAAGTGAAAGACGTCCTCGGCTACCTGCGGCTGATCGCTAATCCTGATGACGTCGTCGCCTTTCGCCGGATCGTCAACAAACCCAAGCGGGCGATCGGCGATAAGACGCAGCAGCGGGTCACCTCATGGGCCGAGGAGCAGCGCGTCGACGCGGTCGAAGCCTCCCGGCACGCCGAGCAGATCAAGTCGCTCAGCAAACGCGCCGCGACGTCCGTCAAGAAGTTTGGGGCGCTGATCGACGCCCTCGACGAACATGCCGAGGGACCGGTCGGCGAGTTGATGAAGCAGGTCCTCGACCAAACCGGCTACGCCGAAGAGCTGAAAAACGAGGACTCGGAAGAGTCGATGCAGCGACTGGCGAATGTCGAAGAACTTTTGACCGCCGCCTGCGAATACGATCGCGAAGCGGGTGAAGAGGGTTCGCTACCCGGCTTCCTCGAGCAGACGAGCCTCACCAACGAGACCGACACCGTCGATGAAGAGGCCGGCAAGGTCACGCTCATGACGCTGCACGCGGCCAAGGGCTTGGAGTTCCCGGTCGTCTTTGTGGTGGCTGTCGAACAGATGCTGTTGCCGCATGAGCGATCGCTCAAGAGCCACAGCATCATGGAGCTTGAAGAAGAACGTCGGCTGCTCTTCGTGGGCATCACCCGGGCGATGGAGGAGCTGACCCTCTCGCATGTCGAACGCCGTGAGTTCCGCGGGCGACCCACGCTCGCCGTACCGAGCGAGTTCCTCAGCGAAATGAACCTCGAAGTCGATGACCGCGTGTCCGACCCCGGACGGGGGGGGCCTGCGGCAGCAGAGGAGTGGGAGAACCACTCTGACTTCGACGACTTTGCGTTCGGTGATGCGAGCGAAGAAACAGAAAACTCCAACGAAAAAATTGAGGAGTCGCCTAAGGCGAAACCGTCGCAAGGGCAGCCGAAGGTCGGCGGGTTGACCACGGGAGCGGCGTTATTGGGTGGCGGGACGTCTCAGCAGGCCGAACTCCGGGCCGGCTTTGCGGTTGGCGATAAGGTCCGTCATCCGCGCTACGGAACCGGTATCGTCGTTGAAACCGATGGCTTCGCCAGAAACCGCAGGGTCACCGTCGAGTTCGAAGACAGCCAGGACCGCGCCACCTTCGTCGCCGACAAATCCCCGCTCCAACCGATCGGGCTTCGCCCTTAG